A region from the Mesorhizobium sp. J8 genome encodes:
- a CDS encoding SH3 domain-containing protein — MAKRGAPFGFLPARRQTGPRGRLAFVRVVLAILLLAASANTTGALRADAGSFPLPRFVSLKASSANLRVGPGVGYTIEWVFKRRGIPLEIYQEYGNWRRVRDWDGSSGWIHHSLLSGRRTGVVAPWSRQPLALYAKPAADSAILAWLEPRVEVELTRCDGQWCAIASGASRGFMKQTGLWGVYPGEVL, encoded by the coding sequence ATGGCAAAACGCGGAGCTCCGTTCGGTTTCCTGCCGGCCAGACGGCAAACTGGACCTCGCGGGCGGCTTGCCTTCGTCCGTGTCGTCCTTGCAATTCTGTTGCTCGCGGCGTCGGCCAACACCACGGGCGCCCTGCGAGCGGACGCTGGCTCGTTTCCCCTGCCTCGTTTCGTCTCGCTAAAGGCTTCGTCCGCCAATCTGCGGGTTGGGCCAGGTGTCGGCTATACTATCGAATGGGTCTTCAAACGACGTGGCATCCCCCTGGAGATCTATCAGGAGTACGGCAATTGGCGACGGGTGAGAGATTGGGACGGAAGCTCCGGCTGGATCCATCACTCGCTCCTGTCAGGGCGCAGAACCGGCGTCGTCGCTCCCTGGTCTAGGCAGCCGCTTGCCTTGTACGCGAAGCCGGCGGCGGACAGCGCCATCCTTGCGTGGCTCGAGCCTCGCGTGGAAGTCGAGCTGACCCGATGCGACGGACAATGGTGCGCGATCGCATCGGGTGCCTCAAGGGGTTTCATGAAACAAACCGGGCTATGGGGCG
- a CDS encoding DUF982 domain-containing protein, with protein sequence MDEAWFSRPVPVANGISGEINNVLNANQAIDLLTKHWRGAGSQKHKTALRACRQAMNGGIAADLARDALIDAAREAHMLVE encoded by the coding sequence ATGGACGAAGCGTGGTTTTCAAGGCCGGTGCCAGTGGCTAACGGCATATCAGGGGAGATCAACAACGTCCTCAATGCCAACCAGGCGATCGACCTGCTTACCAAGCACTGGCGCGGCGCGGGAAGCCAGAAGCACAAGACGGCGCTGCGAGCCTGCCGGCAAGCTATGAACGGCGGTATCGCGGCCGACCTTGCCAGGGACGCTTTGATCGACGCGGCTCGAGAGGCGCACATGCTCGTCGAGTAA